A genomic window from Tolypothrix sp. PCC 7910 includes:
- the guaA gene encoding glutamine-hydrolyzing GMP synthase, with protein MNTAVTLLTEQAPQSTETWGQLNRQIIVILDFGSQYSELIARRIRETQVYSEVLSYRTSAEQLRQLNPKGIILSGGPSSVYGDRAPHCDPEIWNLGVPILGVCYGMQLMVNQLGGLVEKADRGEYGKASLYIDDPTDLLTNVEDGTTMWMSHGDSVTKMPPGFELLAHTENTPCAAIADHERKLYGVQFHPEVVHSLGGLALIRNFVYHICDCEPTWTTAAFVEESVREIRARVGDKRVLLALSGGVDSSTLAFLLHKAIGDQLTCVFIDQGFMRKYEPERLVKLFQEQFHIPVEYVNARDRFLEMMEGVTDPEEKRRRIGHEFIRVFEETSKRLGHFDYLAQGTLYPDVIESADTNVDPHTGERVAVKIKSHHNVGGLPKDLRFKLVEPLRKLFKDEVRKVGRSIGLPEEIVQRQPFPGPGLAIRILGEVTSERLNILRDADLIVRQEINQRGLYNQVWQAFAVLLPIRSVGVMGDKRTYAYPIVLRIVTSEDGMTADWARIPYDVLEVISNRIVNEVKGVNRVVYDITSKPPGTIEWE; from the coding sequence ATGAATACAGCGGTGACTCTACTAACAGAACAAGCACCCCAATCCACTGAAACCTGGGGACAGCTTAATCGCCAAATAATTGTTATTTTAGACTTCGGCTCACAATATTCGGAGCTAATTGCCCGTCGAATCCGTGAGACGCAAGTATACTCTGAAGTTCTGTCCTATCGTACTTCAGCTGAGCAGTTACGGCAACTTAATCCTAAAGGAATTATTCTCTCTGGTGGCCCAAGTTCAGTTTATGGGGATAGAGCACCCCATTGTGACCCAGAAATTTGGAATTTAGGTGTTCCCATTTTGGGTGTCTGCTATGGAATGCAATTGATGGTAAACCAGCTAGGTGGGTTGGTAGAAAAGGCTGATCGCGGTGAGTATGGCAAGGCATCATTATATATAGATGATCCCACAGATTTACTAACTAACGTCGAAGATGGCACCACAATGTGGATGAGTCATGGCGACTCAGTCACAAAAATGCCTCCTGGATTTGAATTGCTAGCACATACAGAAAATACTCCTTGTGCTGCTATTGCTGACCACGAAAGAAAACTTTATGGTGTCCAGTTCCATCCAGAAGTAGTGCATTCTTTAGGTGGGTTGGCATTAATTCGCAACTTTGTTTACCATATCTGCGACTGTGAACCAACCTGGACTACAGCTGCTTTTGTGGAAGAGTCTGTACGCGAAATTCGTGCCAGAGTTGGTGATAAGCGAGTGCTGTTAGCGCTTTCTGGTGGGGTTGATTCTTCTACCTTGGCTTTCTTATTACATAAAGCAATTGGCGATCAACTCACTTGTGTGTTTATCGATCAAGGCTTTATGCGGAAGTATGAGCCAGAAAGGTTAGTGAAGCTATTCCAAGAGCAATTTCATATTCCTGTAGAGTATGTTAACGCTCGTGATCGCTTCTTGGAGATGATGGAAGGTGTCACAGATCCCGAAGAAAAGCGTCGCCGCATTGGTCATGAATTCATTCGCGTATTTGAAGAAACATCCAAACGCCTCGGTCACTTTGATTATTTAGCTCAAGGTACCCTGTATCCTGATGTAATTGAATCGGCTGATACCAACGTCGATCCCCACACTGGCGAACGAGTAGCCGTCAAAATCAAGAGTCATCACAATGTGGGCGGATTACCCAAAGATTTACGCTTCAAACTAGTAGAACCATTGCGGAAACTCTTTAAAGATGAAGTCCGCAAAGTTGGACGTTCTATTGGTTTACCAGAAGAAATCGTCCAACGCCAACCTTTCCCCGGCCCTGGTTTAGCAATTCGGATTCTTGGCGAAGTGACATCTGAAAGATTAAATATCTTGCGCGATGCTGATTTGATTGTGCGGCAAGAAATTAATCAACGTGGCTTGTACAATCAAGTTTGGCAAGCATTTGCAGTGTTGCTACCAATTCGTAGCGTCGGCGTAATGGGCGATAAGCGTACCTACGCTTACCCCATCGTCTTACGGATTGTCACCAGCGAAGATGGAATGACAGCCGATTGGGCGCGCATACCTTACGATGTTTTGGAAGTAATTTCTAACCGCATTGTCAATGAAGTTAAAGGTGTTAACCGAGTGGTGTATGACATCACCTCCAAGCCACCTGGAACCATCGAATGGGAATAA
- a CDS encoding cation diffusion facilitator family transporter, which yields MTYDNRAVVRRVLIITLLLNLFVMALKAVVGYSTGSLSLLADALHSVTDSANNVLGLVTSKFSSPKPDREHPYGHQKFEAVGALGISAFLGIACFEILQGAVERILKGGQPVTISAGELWLLLIVLGINIFVTFYERSEGKRVGSPILIADATHTMSDVWVTITVIGGLIGVWLGYQWLDVVLAFPVALLVFWSGWSVLKDNLPSLVDEMAIAPEAIHAIALSVPGVINCHDIASRGVLGRQVFMEMHLIVDATDVETAHRITEEVEKRLEERFRPVRILIHVEPPAYQSETITFESEVKG from the coding sequence ATGACGTACGATAACCGCGCAGTGGTGCGAAGGGTTTTAATTATTACCTTACTGTTAAACCTGTTTGTGATGGCATTAAAAGCAGTAGTGGGTTACTCTACAGGCTCTTTAAGCTTATTAGCTGATGCTTTACATAGTGTGACTGATAGTGCCAACAATGTTTTAGGATTGGTGACTAGTAAGTTTTCTTCTCCAAAACCCGATCGCGAACATCCCTATGGACACCAAAAGTTTGAAGCTGTAGGCGCTTTGGGAATTTCTGCTTTTTTGGGAATCGCTTGTTTTGAAATTCTCCAAGGCGCAGTTGAGAGAATTCTCAAAGGTGGTCAACCTGTAACCATATCAGCAGGAGAATTATGGCTATTACTCATTGTGCTGGGTATAAATATTTTTGTGACTTTCTACGAACGCAGTGAAGGGAAGCGAGTAGGTAGTCCAATTTTAATTGCCGATGCTACACATACCATGAGTGATGTGTGGGTAACAATTACTGTGATTGGCGGTTTGATTGGCGTGTGGTTAGGTTACCAATGGCTAGATGTAGTTTTAGCTTTTCCTGTTGCTTTGTTAGTTTTTTGGAGTGGTTGGTCAGTTTTAAAAGATAATTTACCTTCTTTAGTGGATGAAATGGCGATCGCACCAGAAGCAATCCATGCGATCGCGCTTTCGGTTCCGGGTGTAATTAATTGTCATGACATCGCTTCTCGTGGGGTTCTCGGTCGTCAAGTCTTTATGGAAATGCATTTAATTGTCGATGCTACAGATGTAGAAACCGCCCACCGCATCACCGAAGAAGTAGAAAAGCGACTAGAAGAACGTTTCCGTCCGGTAAGGATTCTCATCCATGTTGAACCCCCAGCTTACCAGTCTGAGACAATTACATTTGAATCTGAAGTGAAGGGATGA
- a CDS encoding SH3 domain-containing protein — protein sequence MKNQVLKLATGLALMCTTVVINTGIADQIALAKSKNPTKCNLFAYVDVSDGQTLNVRSGTSTNNKILGQVPVNETVQVVAVLGDWAKITNASSGFKGTGWVSLPKLGLSTRGYGTKGVKLYAKTSPKSQVIARVPPNTSVKLLGCQGGWALVQYKGVNGWLVREDQCGAALTSCS from the coding sequence GTGAAAAATCAAGTCTTGAAGCTAGCTACAGGTTTAGCACTTATGTGTACTACTGTAGTTATCAATACTGGTATAGCTGATCAAATAGCCTTAGCTAAATCAAAAAATCCGACAAAGTGTAATCTCTTTGCCTACGTTGATGTCTCAGATGGGCAAACGTTAAACGTGCGGAGTGGAACAAGCACCAACAATAAAATTTTAGGACAAGTGCCTGTTAATGAAACTGTTCAGGTTGTGGCTGTATTAGGAGATTGGGCTAAGATTACCAATGCTAGTAGCGGTTTTAAAGGAACTGGTTGGGTATCTTTGCCCAAGTTAGGCTTATCAACCAGAGGTTACGGTACTAAAGGCGTGAAGCTTTACGCCAAAACTAGTCCCAAGAGCCAAGTCATAGCCAGAGTCCCGCCTAACACCAGCGTTAAATTATTAGGCTGTCAGGGAGGCTGGGCACTAGTGCAATATAAAGGTGTTAACGGTTGGTTGGTTAGAGAAGACCAATGTGGTGCAGCTTTGACCAGTTGTTCTTGA
- a CDS encoding TauD/TfdA family dioxygenase, translating to MNIKIQPISNSIGQQIINAGNHSIWELSREEIISLFKEYGALLFRGFSTNVGIFKEFSNSLSTDFMDYAGGVFQRRIINGDKTVLSVNNFKSAIKLHGEMYYQKNIPLMLWFFCAHPASEKGETTICDGRQFYNEFSSATKDLFSKNHIKFTAHLSEAQWQKQYKTQDLNQVAAICELNDTRLTIYQDNSIVTEYIRPAIIPSSCGKYQVFINSLLPGKHLYPERLRFADDSDISDTVMSELNEIAERLTTEISWQKGDILMIDNTRILHGRRAFDDEKRDVYVRLCAPAFSMSSQTLQELTS from the coding sequence ATGAACATCAAAATCCAACCAATCTCAAACAGCATAGGTCAACAAATTATTAATGCTGGCAATCACAGTATTTGGGAATTATCGCGGGAGGAAATTATTAGTTTATTTAAAGAGTATGGGGCGTTGCTGTTTAGAGGATTTTCAACTAATGTCGGAATTTTTAAAGAATTTAGCAACTCGTTAAGTACTGATTTTATGGATTATGCTGGCGGAGTATTCCAGCGCCGGATTATTAATGGTGACAAGACAGTTTTAAGCGTTAACAATTTTAAATCGGCGATTAAATTGCATGGTGAGATGTATTATCAAAAGAATATCCCACTGATGTTGTGGTTTTTCTGCGCTCATCCAGCATCAGAAAAGGGAGAAACAACAATATGTGATGGTAGGCAATTCTATAATGAGTTTAGTAGCGCTACTAAAGATTTATTTAGCAAAAATCATATCAAGTTTACTGCTCATTTATCTGAAGCACAATGGCAGAAACAATACAAAACTCAGGATTTGAATCAAGTAGCAGCAATCTGTGAACTTAATGATACGCGTTTAACTATTTACCAAGATAATTCTATAGTAACTGAGTATATTCGTCCAGCCATTATACCGAGTAGCTGCGGTAAATATCAGGTATTTATTAATAGCCTATTACCTGGTAAACATTTATATCCCGAACGGCTAAGATTTGCCGATGATTCAGATATATCCGATACAGTTATGTCTGAACTTAATGAAATAGCTGAGAGATTAACTACGGAAATTTCTTGGCAGAAAGGCGATATTTTAATGATTGATAATACAAGGATTCTTCATGGTAGAAGAGCTTTTGATGATGAGAAGCGAGATGTTTATGTGAGGCTATGTGCTCCAGCTTTTTCAATGTCAAGTCAAACTCTTCAGGAACTTACAAGTTAA
- a CDS encoding pyridoxal phosphate-dependent aminotransferase, whose amino-acid sequence MKLAARVSQVTPSLTLAIAAKAKAMKAEGVDVCSFSAGEPDFDTPAHIKAAAVKALDEGKTKYGPAAGEPKLREAIAHKLKADNGLDYKAENVIVTNGGKHSLYNLIVALIDPGDEVIIPAPYWLSYPEMVTLVGGVPVIVTTDASTGYKITPEQLRKSITPKTKLFVLNSPSNPTGMVYTPAEIKALAEVVVDADIFVVSDEIYEKILYDGAEHISIGSLGKEIFARTLISNGFAKAYSMTGWRLGYLAGPVEIIKAASTIQGHSTSNVCTFAQYGAIAALESSQDCVEEMRQAFAKRRQVMLDRLNAIPGLSCPKPDGAFYLFPDISKTGLKSLEFCDALIEEHQVAVIPGIAFGADKNIRLSYATDMATIEKGMDRLEKFVRSRI is encoded by the coding sequence ATGAAGCTGGCAGCACGAGTAAGTCAGGTAACACCCTCTTTAACCTTAGCGATCGCAGCTAAAGCTAAGGCAATGAAAGCAGAGGGTGTGGACGTTTGTAGTTTTAGCGCTGGAGAACCAGATTTTGACACTCCAGCCCATATCAAAGCAGCAGCAGTAAAGGCTTTGGATGAAGGCAAAACCAAATATGGCCCAGCCGCAGGAGAACCAAAGTTAAGGGAAGCGATCGCCCATAAGCTGAAAGCTGATAATGGTCTAGATTATAAAGCAGAAAATGTCATCGTCACCAATGGCGGTAAGCATTCTCTCTACAATTTGATTGTGGCTTTAATCGATCCGGGTGATGAAGTCATTATCCCGGCTCCCTACTGGCTAAGTTATCCCGAAATGGTAACTTTGGTAGGTGGGGTTCCGGTTATTGTGACCACAGATGCTTCGACGGGTTATAAAATTACGCCGGAACAACTGCGGAAATCAATTACTCCCAAGACAAAGTTATTTGTCCTCAACTCGCCATCTAACCCCACCGGGATGGTGTATACGCCGGCAGAAATTAAAGCATTGGCGGAAGTAGTAGTTGATGCAGATATCTTTGTTGTCTCCGACGAAATTTACGAAAAAATTCTCTACGACGGTGCAGAACATATCAGCATTGGTTCTTTAGGGAAGGAAATTTTTGCCCGTACCTTGATTAGTAACGGCTTTGCCAAAGCTTACTCTATGACAGGGTGGCGACTTGGCTATTTAGCGGGGCCAGTGGAAATCATCAAAGCCGCAAGCACCATCCAAGGGCATAGTACATCTAACGTTTGTACCTTTGCTCAATATGGTGCGATCGCAGCTTTAGAAAGTTCCCAAGACTGTGTAGAAGAAATGCGCCAAGCCTTCGCCAAACGGCGACAGGTAATGTTAGACAGACTCAACGCTATTCCCGGTTTGAGTTGTCCTAAACCTGACGGTGCTTTTTATCTTTTCCCCGACATCAGCAAAACTGGTCTAAAATCTCTAGAATTCTGTGATGCGCTGATTGAAGAACATCAAGTTGCAGTAATTCCCGGTATTGCCTTTGGTGCTGATAAAAACATTCGCCTTTCCTACGCCACTGACATGGCTACCATTGAAAAGGGAATGGACAGATTGGAGAAATTTGTACGGAGTCGGATTTAG
- a CDS encoding glycosyltransferase, translated as MIVKNEAATLPKCLSSVKNVVNEIVVLDTGSSDRTPEIAKAHGATVHHFQWNNNFSIARNEALKYVTGDWILVLDADETLTPEIVPQIHSAIQSEEYLLINLVRHEVGAEQSPYSLVSRLFRKHPDIQFSRPYHALVDDSVSEIINKEPHWQIGYLQGVAILHKGYQKTAIAQGNKHAKAQAAMEQFFKAHPYDPYVCSKLGALYVETGKIKEGIELLTRGVRASEENYEILYELHYHLGIAYNRLQNLQQASAHYQAAIKLPIYPILKLGAYNNLGNLLKAAGDLKNARKAYETTLKIDPNFASGHYNLGMTFKALGLFTDAIACYQKAIKLNPSYAEAYQNLGVVQLKVGNVQASVTAFKNAIALHQQHNPEEAKRLRQGLQEMGLI; from the coding sequence ATGATCGTCAAAAATGAAGCAGCAACACTGCCTAAATGCCTCAGCAGTGTGAAAAATGTCGTCAATGAAATTGTAGTTTTAGATACAGGTTCTAGCGATCGCACTCCAGAAATCGCTAAAGCACATGGTGCAACAGTACATCATTTTCAATGGAACAATAACTTTAGTATTGCCCGCAATGAAGCTTTAAAATATGTCACAGGCGACTGGATTTTAGTGTTAGATGCAGATGAAACACTAACTCCAGAAATTGTACCGCAAATTCACTCAGCAATCCAAAGTGAAGAATATTTATTAATCAACCTTGTGCGACATGAAGTAGGCGCAGAACAGTCCCCTTATTCTTTAGTTTCTAGACTTTTTCGTAAACATCCAGATATTCAGTTTTCCCGTCCTTATCATGCCTTAGTTGATGATAGTGTATCAGAAATTATCAACAAAGAACCTCACTGGCAGATTGGCTATTTACAAGGAGTAGCAATTTTACATAAAGGATATCAAAAAACTGCGATCGCCCAAGGTAATAAACACGCCAAAGCTCAAGCAGCAATGGAACAGTTTTTCAAAGCGCATCCTTACGATCCTTACGTTTGTAGTAAGTTGGGAGCTTTATATGTAGAAACTGGGAAAATTAAAGAAGGTATAGAACTGCTAACAAGAGGCGTGAGGGCGAGTGAAGAAAACTACGAAATTTTATACGAACTCCATTATCATTTAGGCATTGCCTACAATCGCTTGCAAAATCTTCAACAAGCTAGCGCCCACTATCAAGCTGCAATCAAATTACCGATTTACCCGATTTTAAAATTGGGAGCATACAACAATCTTGGTAACTTACTCAAAGCAGCAGGAGATTTAAAAAATGCCAGAAAAGCTTACGAAACAACCTTAAAAATTGACCCGAATTTTGCTAGCGGACATTACAACTTAGGGATGACATTTAAGGCTTTAGGCTTATTTACAGATGCGATCGCCTGTTACCAAAAAGCCATCAAGTTAAACCCCAGCTATGCCGAAGCTTATCAAAATTTAGGAGTAGTGCAGCTCAAAGTGGGTAATGTCCAAGCTAGCGTCACAGCATTTAAAAATGCGATCGCCCTACACCAACAGCATAACCCTGAAGAAGCCAAGAGACTCCGCCAGGGTTTGCAAGAGATGGGGTTGATTTGA
- a CDS encoding Uma2 family endonuclease yields MSQTIDERVHWTSADLELLPENGNRYEIIDGELFVTRVPHWGHQKASGNICAELRTWSISTRLGEAVPTPGIIFTDADNVIPDVVWISKERLAILLDSQRHLTGAPELVVEVLSSGTENERRDREVKLKLYASRGVQEYWILNWQLQQVEVYRREKAVLKLVATLLTTDDLSSPLLPNFVCPVARLFV; encoded by the coding sequence ATGAGCCAAACCATTGATGAACGGGTACATTGGACAAGCGCGGACTTAGAGTTGTTGCCAGAGAACGGCAATCGCTACGAAATTATCGATGGAGAATTATTTGTAACCAGGGTACCTCATTGGGGACATCAAAAAGCTAGTGGTAATATCTGTGCAGAATTAAGAACTTGGTCAATCTCCACTAGACTTGGTGAGGCTGTCCCCACTCCAGGGATTATTTTCACCGATGCAGATAATGTAATTCCTGATGTGGTTTGGATTAGTAAAGAACGCCTAGCGATTTTACTTGATAGTCAAAGACATTTAACAGGCGCACCAGAATTGGTTGTAGAAGTTCTTTCTTCTGGAACAGAGAACGAACGAAGAGACCGCGAAGTAAAACTAAAATTATATGCTTCTAGAGGAGTGCAAGAATATTGGATTTTGAATTGGCAATTACAACAGGTTGAGGTGTATCGCCGAGAAAAAGCTGTTCTTAAATTAGTAGCAACATTACTGACAACTGATGACCTGTCTTCACCTCTGCTGCCAAATTTTGTTTGTCCTGTAGCACGACTATTCGTATAG
- a CDS encoding pentapeptide repeat-containing protein, with protein MDVKELLARYAAGERSFHGIELPEADLRGANLGGVDFGRVNLKGANLTGASLSGANLSQANLRGAKLHRANLSEVILSGADLSQAALTTANLNESDLSGAYLNDADLCDATLHMASLSAANLQGANLSGAKMGGVRMWKADLQWADLTGADLSEANLSEANLTGANLYATDMSETFLTGTIMPDGFIHL; from the coding sequence ATGGATGTTAAAGAACTTCTAGCTAGGTATGCAGCAGGAGAAAGAAGCTTCCACGGCATAGAATTGCCAGAAGCAGATCTGCGGGGAGCTAACTTGGGTGGTGTAGACTTTGGCAGAGTTAACCTCAAAGGTGCTAACCTCACAGGCGCATCTTTGAGTGGGGCTAATTTAAGCCAGGCAAATCTTAGAGGAGCAAAACTACATAGAGCAAATTTATCGGAAGTCATTCTCAGTGGCGCTGACTTAAGCCAAGCCGCGCTGACAACTGCGAATTTAAATGAATCAGATCTCAGTGGGGCATATCTTAATGATGCAGACTTGTGTGATGCTACTTTGCACATGGCATCACTGAGTGCAGCAAATTTGCAAGGTGCTAATTTGAGTGGGGCTAAAATGGGTGGAGTGAGGATGTGGAAAGCAGATTTGCAGTGGGCGGATTTAACAGGAGCCGATTTAAGCGAAGCAAACTTGAGTGAAGCAAATTTAACCGGAGCTAATCTCTATGCTACAGATATGAGCGAAACATTTTTGACAGGAACTATCATGCCTGATGGTTTCATTCATTTATAA
- a CDS encoding proton extrusion protein PcxA, with translation MKSSFITKNAGLLRQKVRDYILTVKQWFVSTPERSLLEAYEAAQIIRNIEIEHFGNQKISASSADYTENVMSYWEGYLNKNLTIINIKLAEFRVSRSMLESSNSDILEKLQFIDDVISQYLPRRTQINNGSPIQISEPLAIDNHRANQPANASPPRVNKVPKLNQKTGVLPRSLGRTINRIKADLSPEAEEQFVRNYQISRNRTRIALRFFLLLILVPLLTQHFSKHLLINPIVDKARGESATQLFLNSEMEEKALTKLRNFENKLKFESLLQEAPTLSAEDRREKIQEKAIEIAGEFYYESNSAISNIFADLISLVAFGIVVAMSKKEIVIIKAFLDEIVYGLSDSAKAFIIILFTDIFVGFHSPHGWDVLLEGLAEHLGLPANRSAIYLFIATFPVILDTIFKYWIFRYLSRLSPSALATMKEMNE, from the coding sequence ATGAAATCCTCATTCATCACAAAAAATGCAGGTTTATTACGCCAAAAAGTTAGAGACTACATACTCACCGTAAAGCAATGGTTTGTCTCTACACCTGAAAGGTCGCTTTTAGAAGCTTACGAAGCTGCTCAAATAATTAGAAATATTGAAATTGAACATTTTGGTAATCAAAAAATTTCTGCTTCATCAGCAGATTATACCGAAAATGTCATGTCTTATTGGGAAGGTTACCTAAATAAAAATTTAACTATTATTAATATCAAACTAGCAGAGTTCCGCGTCAGCCGTTCAATGTTGGAGTCTTCTAACAGTGATATATTAGAAAAGCTGCAATTTATTGATGATGTTATATCTCAGTATCTTCCTAGAAGGACTCAAATTAATAATGGTTCACCCATCCAAATTTCTGAGCCGCTAGCAATTGATAATCACAGAGCAAATCAACCAGCAAATGCATCTCCCCCCAGAGTTAATAAAGTTCCTAAGTTGAATCAAAAGACAGGTGTATTACCAAGGTCTTTGGGCAGAACAATTAATAGAATCAAGGCTGATTTATCTCCAGAAGCAGAAGAACAATTTGTCAGAAATTATCAAATCTCGAGAAATAGAACAAGAATTGCACTGAGATTTTTTCTACTTTTAATTCTTGTCCCACTGTTAACTCAGCATTTTTCCAAGCATTTATTAATCAATCCCATAGTAGACAAAGCTAGAGGAGAAAGCGCAACTCAATTATTTCTTAATTCCGAAATGGAAGAGAAAGCTTTAACTAAATTGAGAAATTTTGAAAACAAGCTTAAGTTTGAAAGTTTACTGCAGGAAGCACCTACACTCTCGGCTGAAGATAGACGAGAGAAAATTCAAGAAAAGGCTATTGAAATAGCAGGTGAATTTTACTATGAAAGTAATAGCGCTATCAGTAATATTTTTGCTGATTTAATTTCCTTGGTGGCTTTTGGTATTGTAGTCGCTATGAGCAAAAAGGAAATTGTAATAATCAAAGCTTTTCTAGACGAGATAGTTTATGGACTGAGCGATAGTGCTAAGGCATTTATAATTATTTTATTCACAGACATATTTGTTGGCTTTCACTCACCGCATGGGTGGGATGTCCTTTTAGAAGGTTTAGCAGAACATTTAGGGTTACCAGCTAATAGAAGTGCAATATATTTGTTTATTGCTACATTCCCGGTCATTTTAGATACGATATTCAAATACTGGATCTTCCGCTATCTCAGTCGCTTGTCTCCTTCTGCATTAGCTACAATGAAAGAAATGAATGAGTAA